The proteins below come from a single Mytilus edulis chromosome 5, xbMytEdul2.2, whole genome shotgun sequence genomic window:
- the LOC139522373 gene encoding perlucin-like protein, protein MKMISPLVVIFCCILVVKSETCLGKNEKSILSGIKSSIKKLEEKLEGKSRRCRPGWKEYKDNCYFFSTDKKTWKEAEVDCRNLGGYLTQVTDSAENSWIVTMITGKKVIQQHYWMGASDFKEGDWRWVNDLSKVTYTDWNAGTSEPSNTGGIEDCAHFWHGQNYKWNDMPCKTAFAYICESPQGSNCLPYSRLLKNSLRGKK, encoded by the exons ATGAAGATGATTTCTCCATTAGTTGTGATATTTTGCTGTATACTGGTTGTGAAATCTGAAACATGCCTTGGGAAAAATGAGAAATCCATATTGTCTGGTATAAAATCTTCAATAAAGAAATTGGAAGAAAAATTGGAAG GAAAATCTCGGAGATGCAGACCAGGATGGAAAGAATACAAGGATAACTGTTATTTCTTTTCAACTGACAAAAAAACTTGGAAAGAGGCGGAG GTAGATTGTCGAAATCTTGGAGGCTACCTTACACAAGTTACTGATTCTGCCGAAAATTCATGGATTGTCACTATGATCACAGGTAAAA AAGTGATTCAGCAGCACTACTGGATGGGTGCATCAGATTTCAAGGAGGGTGATTGGAGATGGGTGAACGATTTGTCTAAAGTAACTTATACAGATTGGAATGCTGGGACAAGTGAACCTTCTAATACAGGTGGCATAGAGGACTGTGCTCATTTCTGGCATGGGCAGAACTACAAATGGAATGATATGCCGTGCAAAACTGCATTTGCGTACATTTGTGAGAGTCCTCAG GGGTCGAATTGTCTTCCATATTCAAGACTGTTAAAGAATTCTCTCCGTGGAAAGAAGTAA